Proteins from one Salvelinus sp. IW2-2015 linkage group LG32, ASM291031v2, whole genome shotgun sequence genomic window:
- the LOC111957252 gene encoding relaxin-3 receptor 1-like, which produces MHQSNSSLLHLGLSGRVGGQEDAESPEQANLSGESLHNLSLDCWLNLLSRESAPELYGDSANMTMRVVIALVYLAVCALGLVGNLLALFLLHSRHQLHHSSIDFFVRSLAVTDLQFVLTLPFWAVDTALDFRWPFGRVMCKIVSSVTTMNMYASVFFLTAMSVARYCSLASSLRISSPKMAAARAKWASFAIWVVSLAVTMPHAIYSTTVQVSADDELCLVRFSGPASGHWDSQVLLGLYQTQKVLLGFVVPLVVISVCYLLLSRRVSGVVGSVGVMESSERSHQRRRSKVTRSVTILVLSFFLCWLPNQALTLWGVLIKFDLVPFSKAFYNAQAYAFPLTVCLAHTNSCLNPVLYCLMRQEYRAGLKELLLRVLLSIRNFLTLALRGKRVEEAPPSMVVIHRDVNV; this is translated from the exons ATGCATCAGAGTAACAGCAGTTTGCTACACCTGGGTCTGAGTGGGCGTGTAGGGGGTCAGGAGGACGCGGAGAGCCCAGAGCAGGCTAACCTGTCCGGAGAATCGCTCCACAACCTCTCGCTGGACTGCTGGCTCAATCTCCTCTCCAGAGAGTCTGCTCCGGAGCTGTATGGGGACAGCGCGAACATGACG ATGCGAGTGGTCATTGCTCTGGTCTACCTGGCGGTGTGTGCTCTGGGGCTGGTGGGAAACCTCCTGGCGCTGTTCCTTCTCCACTCCCGCCACCAGTTGCACCACTCGTCTATTGACTTCTTTGTGAGGAGCCTGGCAGTGACTGACCTCCAGTTTGTCCTCACCCTGCCCTTCTGGGCTGTGGACACTGCTCTGGACTTCCGCTGGCCCTTCGGCAGGGTCATGTGTAAGATTGTCAGCTCTGTGACCACCATGAACATGTACGCTAGTGTCTTCTTCCTGACGGCCATGAGCGTGGCACGCTACTGCTCCCTCGCCTCCTCACTGAGGATAAGCAGCCCCAAAATGGCTGCGGCTCGCGCCAAGTGGGCCAGTTTTGCCATCTGGGTGGTGTCACTGGCGGTCACGATGCCCCACGCCATCTACTCCACCACAGTCCAG GTGTCTGCGGATGACGAGCTGTGTCTGGTCCGGTTTTCTGGACCTGCCTCGGGTCACTGGGACTCTCAGGTTCTACTGGGCCTCTACCAGACACAGAAGGTACTGCTGGGATTTGTGGTTCCCTTGGTAGTGATCAGTGTGTGTTACCTCCTCCTGAGCCGGCGAGTCAGTGGCGTAGTTGGCAGCGTTGGGGTCATGGAGAGTTCAGAGAGGTCCCATCAACGGCGCCGCTCCAAAGTGACCCGCTCGGTGACCATCTTGgtgctctccttcttcctctgctGGCTGCCCAACCAGGCTCTTACACTGTGGGGAGTGCTGATAAAATTTGACCTGGTGCCCTTTAGTAAGGCCTTCTACAATGCCCAGGCCTATGCTTTCCCTCTGACTGTTTGCTTGGCTCACACCAACAGCTGCCTGAACCCCGTGCTGTACTGCCTGATGCGACAGGAGTACAGGGCCGGACTCAAGGAGCTGCTGCTCCGAGTCTTGCTGTCCATCAGGAACTTTCTCACCCTGGCTCTAAGGgggaagagagtggaggaggcaCCGCCTAGCATGGTGGTTATACACAGGGATGTCAACGTGTGA